In Populus alba chromosome 9, ASM523922v2, whole genome shotgun sequence, a genomic segment contains:
- the LOC118034768 gene encoding uncharacterized protein, with protein MGRAPCCDKANVKKGPWSPEEDSKLKEYIEKYGTGGNWIALPQKAGLKRCGKSCRLRWLNYLRPNIKHGEFSDEEDRVICSLFANIGSRWSIIAAQLPGRTDNDIKNYWNTKLKKKLMAMAPQSQRKTPPFPSSDQTDPPLPSHSLLSIYKDSGDSFSYYSQNKSFTGFDPISQIPSSFLSNNSVSFATNSLLFQPTSQEGLFSPMQYYHPAVKDNFLVFGSEASCSSNSDGSCGQISYGRYEIKQEDMGFHSLMSNNGYENYQNQKFMLSYGNHGVENLNQWVEKPNGNTGETPSDYDIVEDVKQLISSSSNNNINPCNDSLLIDENKTQEKVMYYY; from the exons atgggaagGGCTCCTTGTTGTGACAAGGCAAATGTGAAGAAGGGACCATGGTCACCAGAAGAAGACTCGAAGCTTAAAGAGTACATAGAGAAATATGGGACTGGTGGCAACTGGATTGCTCTACCTCAGAAAGCTG GGCTGAAGAGATGTGGCAAGAGTTGTAGATTGAGATGGCTAAACTATCTGAGGCCCAACATTAAACATGGTGAATTCTCTGACGAGGAGGACAGGGTGATCTGCAGCCTGTTTGCAAACATTGGAAGCAG ATGGTCAATAATAGCTGCTCAGCTACCAGGAAGGACCGACAATGATATCAAGAATTACTGGAACACCAAGCTCAAGAAGAAACTCATGGCCATGGCTCCTCAATCTCAAAGAAAAACCCCACCATTCCCATCTTCAGATCAAACCGATCCACCATTACCATCTCATTCACTGTTATCAATCTATAAAGACTCTGGTGACTCTTTCTCTTATTACTCCCAGAACAAATCTTTCACTGGCTTTGATCCCATTTCACAAATTCCATCCAGTTTCTTAAGCAACAACAGTGTTTCTTTTGCCACAAACTCTTTACTTTTCCAACCCACCAGCCAAGAGGGACTGTTCAGTCCCATGCAATACTATCATCCAGCTGTGAAAGACAATTTCTTGGTGTTTGGTAGTGAAGCAAGTTGCAGTTCTAATTCTGATGGGAGTTGCGGCCAGATAAGCTATGGCAGATATGAGATCAAGCAAGAAGATATGGGATTTCACAGCTTGATGTCAAATAATGGGTATGAAAATTATCAGAACCAAAAGTTCATGCTAAGTTATGGCAACCACGGAGTTGAAAATCTGAATCAATGGGTAGAGAAGCCAAATGGAAATACTGGAGAAACCCCATCGGACTATGACATCGTTGAGGACGTCAAGCAACTGATTAGCAGCagcagtaataataatattaatccgTGTAATGACAGCCTGCTCATTGATGAAAACAAGACGCAAGAGAAGGTCATGTACTACTACTAA